A single region of the Eleginops maclovinus isolate JMC-PN-2008 ecotype Puerto Natales chromosome 16, JC_Emac_rtc_rv5, whole genome shotgun sequence genome encodes:
- the gper1 gene encoding G-protein coupled estrogen receptor 1: MIHPVKRHHWEGTGSNDVAATGDFLYMWAMIQNSPITVSMEVQTTSLVWIYVNSTVNTSYEYNATDLTEDSNRSYTIGLFLSCLYTILLFPIGFIGNILILVVNLNHREKMTIPDLYFVNLAAADLILVADSLIEVFNLNEKYYDYAVLCTFMSLFLQVNMYSSIFFLTWMSFDRYIALASSISSSPLRTMQHAKLSCSLIWMASILATLLPFTIVQTQHRGEVHFCFANVLEIQWLEVTIGFLVPFTIIGLCYSLIGRILMRAQKHRGLWPRRQKALRMIVVVVLVFFICWLPENVFISIQLLQGTTDPAQKTATTLWHDYPLTGHIVNLAAFSNSCLNPIIYSFLGETFRDKLRLFVKQKASWSVVNRFCHHTLDLHLPVRSVVSEV, translated from the coding sequence ATGATTCACCCTGTAAAGAGACATCATTGGGAAGGAACAGGGTCTAATGATGTAGCAGCTACAGGGGACTTTCTGTACATGTGGGCTATGATTCAAAACAGTCCGATCACAGTCAGTATGGAAGTGCAGACAACCTCTCTGGTCTGGATATACGTTAACAGCACAGTGAACACTTCGTATGAGTACAACGCGACGGATTTGACCGAAGACTCAAACCGGTCTTACACTATCGGCCTCTTCCTGTCCTGCCTGTACACCATCCTCCTCTTTCCTATTGGATTTATTGGCAACATCTTAATCCTGGTGGTGAACCTGAACCACAGAGAGAAGATGACCATCCCCGACCTTTACTTCGTCAACCTGGCTGCAGCCGATCTAATCCTGGTGGCGGATTCCCTCATCGAGGTCTTCAATCTGAACGAGAAATACTACGACTACGCCGTTCTCTGCACCTTCATGTCGCTGTTCCTGCAGGTCAACATGTACAGCAGCATCTTCTTCCTCACATGGATGAGCTTTGACCGATACATTGCTTTGGCTAGCTCCATAAGCAGCAGCCCTCTGAGGACTATGCAGCACGCCAAACTCAGCTGCAGCCTCATCTGGATGGCGTCCATCTTGGCAACGCTGCTGCCCTTCACCATCGTGCAGACGCAGCACAGGGGCGAGGTGCACTTCTGTTTCGCCAACGTCCTCGAGATCCAGTGGCTGGAGGTCACCATCGGTTTTTTGGTGCCCTTCACCATCATCGGTCTCTGCTACTCTCTGATCGGGCGAATCCTCATGAGGGCGCAGAAGCACCGTGGGCTGTGGCCACGGCGGCAGAAGGCCCTGCGCATGATCGTGGTGGTGGTTCTGGTGTTCTTCATCTGCTGGCTGCCGGAGAACGTCTTCATCAGCATCCAGTTGCTGCAGGGCACCACTGACCCCGCGCAGAAGACTGCTACCACCCTGTGGCATGACTACCCGCTCACGGGGCACATTGTTAACCTGGCAGCTTTCTCCAACAGCTGCCTCAACCCCATTATCTACAGCTTTCTAGGAGAGACCTTCAGGGACAAGCTGCGGCTCTTCGTTAAACAGAAGGCCAGCTGGTCAGTGGTGAACCGCTTCTGCCACCACACCCTCGATTTACACCTGCCTGTCAGGAGTGTGGTGTCAGAGGTGTGA
- the gpr146 gene encoding probable G-protein coupled receptor 146 yields the protein MWLCMVYNETDTSVDFRLCQDFGLILSVFSLIYLLVCFPLGLCYNMLLIVVNLSNKVSMTMPDVYFVNMAIAGLVLNLVAPVELLNSTFTRWHVWEYNNEVYITLLILFNISSLVIMYSTTLLSLDYYIERALPRTYMSSVYNTKHVCGFIWGGAVLTSFSSLLFYVCNHISTKMVECSKMQNKEAADAIMMFIGYVVPAVAVLYAFVLILRIRKESTPLDQDSARLDPSIHRLLLASVCVQFVLWTPYYMTLLVHTVAGAPGNLSNTHYLPTYNFLRCVSKLLAFSSSFAMPLMYRQMNKNFSNKLQRLLRRLHCRHQSCPPERSTVQRVVT from the coding sequence ATGTGGCTCTGTATGGTTTACAATGAGACGGACACCAGCGTGGACTTCCGGCTCTGCCAGGACTTCGGCCtcatcctgtctgtgttctccCTCATCTACCTCCTGGTGTGCTTCCCGTTGGGGCTGTGCTACAACATGCTGCTGATCGTGGTCAACCTCTCCAACAAGGTCTCCATGACCATGCCGGATGTTTATTTCGTCAACATGGCCATCGCGGGCCTGGTGCTCAACCTGGTGGCGCCCGTGGAGCTGCTGAACTCCACCTTCACCCGCTGGCACGTGTGGGAGTACAACAACGAGGTGTACATcaccctcctcatcctcttcaaCATCTCCTCCCTGGTGATCATGTACTCCACCACTCTGCTCAGTCTGGACTACTACATAGAGCGGGCGCTGCCTCGCACGTACATGTCCAGCGTGTACAACACCAAGCACGTGTGTGGCTTCATCTGGGGTGGCGCCGTGCTCACCAGCTTCTCCTCGCTGCTGTTCTACGTGTGCAACCACATCTCCACCAAGATGGTCGAGTGCTCCAAAATGCAGAACAAGGAGGCGGCGGACGCCATCATGATGTTCATCGGCTACGTGGTTCCCGCCGTGGCTGTCCTCTACGCCTTCGTGCTAATCCTGCGCATCAGGAAGGAGTCCACGCCTCTGGACCAGGACTCGGCCCGCTTGGACCCTTCCATCCACAGACTGCTGCTGGCCTCGGTGTGTGTGCAGTTCGTGCTGTGGACGCCGTACTACATGACGCTGCTGGTGCACACTGTGGCCGGAGCGCCGGGGAACCTTAGCAACACACATTACTTACCCACGTATAACTTCTTGAGGTGCGTGTCCAAACTGCTGGCGTTCTCCAGCAGCTTCGCCATGCCTCTCATGTACCGACAGATGAACAAAAACTTTTCGAACAAGCTTCAGCGGCTGCTCCGGAGGCTGCACTGCAGACACCAGTCCTGCCCGCCTGAACGCTCCACAGTGCAGCGAGTGGTGACGTGA